Sequence from the Armatimonadota bacterium genome:
TGCGGCTGCAGGTGGAGATGATCGAAGCTGCTCGCCGCCGCGACTGGGACGAGGCGTTTCGGCTCTCCGGCATCGTGCAGCCGCTGGCCGACGCGATCTTCGCGCCGCCGGTACCCAACTACCGTGCTAGGACCAAGGAGGCGCTGCGCATGCTCGGCGTGATCGGTAGCGCGGCCGTGCGGCCTCCGCTTCTTCCCGTGGATGACGATGAACGTAGGCGGATCCGGCTCGCCCTGGAGCGCGCGGGGATGTTGGAGCCCGGCCGTGCTGGATAGAGGGACCTCGGTGGGCGCCCGTTCTGCTTGCAATTGTGCGATATTTGTGGTAGCGTTTGGGTTGGAAACCCCATATCGCACCGATTGCAAGCCAAAAATCCGAACATTTGATGCTGAAACCGTTGAGAATGTTCGTTATTGGAGGTGGCGGGCGGGAACACGCGCTCGTCTGGCACCTGCATCGGCACTACGCTGACGCCGCCCTCTTTTGCGCCCCAGGAAATCCGGGAATCTCCGCGCTCGCCACCTGCCTGCCGATCTCCGCTACCGACCTGGAGTCGCTCGCAGGCGCGGCCTCATCGCTTGAGATTGATCTGACGATAGTCGGTCCAGAAGCGCCACTGGTCGCCGGCATCGCGGACCTGTTCGAGATGCGCGGCCTGCCTGTTGTCGGCCCGTCCGCTCTGGCCTCGGCACTGGAAGGCAGCAAGGTCTTCGCCAAGGGCCTCATGGAGCGCCACAGGATTCCGACCGCGGAACACGCCGCGTTTGACGAGCCAGCGCCCGCGCTCCGGTATCTCGCGGGCGCCTCCGGCCCGGTCGTCGTGAAGGCCGATGGCCTGGCCGCGGGCAAGGGCGTCATCGTCTGCGATGATCGCGCTCATGCCAGGAGCGCCGTGGAGACGATGATGGTGGACCACGCCTTCGGCGACGCCGGCCAGAGGATCGTGATAGAGGAGCGCCTGGAGGGCGACGAGGCAAGCGTCTTCGCGCTGGTGGACGGTGAGGCAGTTGCGCTGCTGCCGGCGGCGGCGGATCACAAACGGGCGCACGATGGCGACCAGGGCCCCAACACCGGGGGCATGGGAGCAGCGGCGCCGGTTCCCCTGAGCCGGGAACTGCGCGAGCGGATCCTCTCCGAGATCATCCAGCCCACCGCGCGCGCGATGTGCGCGGAAGGCCGCCCGTATCGCGGGGTTCTCTTCGCAGGGCTGATGCTGACCAGCGAAGGTCCCAAGGTGTTGGAGTTCAACTGCCGGCTTGGGGATCCGGAGGCGCAGGTGATCCTGCCGCTTCTGGAGACCGGGCTGCCGGATGCGTTCGCAGCGCTGCGCGAAGACGGGCTTGCAGGAGACAGCCTCTCGGAAGCGCGCGGTGCAGCGGTCGGGGTTGTGATGGCATCGGGCGGCTACCCGGAGCGCTATGAGACCGGGATTCCCATCGCTGGCCTTGAGCAGGCCGCGGAAGAGGCCCTTGTCTTTCACAGCGGCACGAGCCGCCGAGACGGAATCGTCACAACCGGGGGCGGGCGCGTTCTGACGGTGGTCGGTCAGGGCGGGACAATCGGAGAGGCGCGCGCGAGCGCCTACCGTGCCGCCGGCAGTATCCGTTTCGATGGGATGCACTACCGGCGGGACATAGGCGCACGGCTGGAAGCCGTAGCCCAGACCCGCGGCGGCGCATTGCCAGCGGGCAGGAGGTAGAATCCGGTGCCGGTAACCGCGGTCGTCGGAGGTCACTGGGGCGATGAGGGCAAGG
This genomic interval carries:
- the purD gene encoding phosphoribosylamine--glycine ligase, whose protein sequence is MRMFVIGGGGREHALVWHLHRHYADAALFCAPGNPGISALATCLPISATDLESLAGAASSLEIDLTIVGPEAPLVAGIADLFEMRGLPVVGPSALASALEGSKVFAKGLMERHRIPTAEHAAFDEPAPALRYLAGASGPVVVKADGLAAGKGVIVCDDRAHARSAVETMMVDHAFGDAGQRIVIEERLEGDEASVFALVDGEAVALLPAAADHKRAHDGDQGPNTGGMGAAAPVPLSRELRERILSEIIQPTARAMCAEGRPYRGVLFAGLMLTSEGPKVLEFNCRLGDPEAQVILPLLETGLPDAFAALREDGLAGDSLSEARGAAVGVVMASGGYPERYETGIPIAGLEQAAEEALVFHSGTSRRDGIVTTGGGRVLTVVGQGGTIGEARASAYRAAGSIRFDGMHYRRDIGARLEAVAQTRGGALPAGRR